The DNA sequence CCTGACATGATCCCACCAGCGGCGCTCAAACAACTCCTGGATAAGAGCAAAGGGGAAGACCTTCTGCTGCTAGACATCAGGGTTTCTCCCCAGTTTGCTCAAGCGAGGATCCAGGGCGCCCTGAACCTGTGTATTCCAACCACCCTGTTGAAGAGGGcaaccttcaacctcgaGAAGCTTCAACAGACTTTCCAGGCGGACCGGGACCAGGACAAGTTCGCCAAGTGGCAGACATCGAGTCATCTGGTTGTGTACGATGCCGCGTCCGCCGACAAGCGTGACGCGACCTCGGCTCTGAACATGATCAAAAAGTTCACCAACGAGGGCTATTCGGGAACCACGAGCATTCTACGCGGTGGCTTTAACGCCTTTGTCCTGGCGTATCCAAACTTGGTCGATCGCTCATCAAACATGATGTCACCCAGCCTGTCACTAGGTGGCGCAGGTTCTGCTACGAATGGTACACGGACAAATGTCCCGCCTGTCATTGGCGGAGTCATGCTGCCGAGCACAAACGACAAGATAGATCCATTTTTCAGCAACATCCGCCAAAACCAAGACCttgttgatggcgttggCCAGATGGATGTTGGGGTTCCGACAGGGCTTGATAAGAATAGGCTACCGCGCTGGCTCCAGGAGGCCATCGAGATCAGCGACCATGGTAAGCGGGTATCGGACAAGTTTCTGCGGATCGAGCTTACAGAGCAGTCCCGCATGAAGCTTGCCTATGCTGCCTTTGCGAGCTCGAAAAATCACGGTCCCCAGACCGAGACCCAGGTGCGGTTGTCTGGGGTTGAGCAGGGTGGAAAGAACCGGTACAAGGATATCTTGCCGTTTGAACACGCACGTGTGAAGCTTCAGGGCCGTCCAGAGGGAGCATGCGATTATGTAAATGCCAGCCACATCCAGGCCAAGCGGAGTTACAAGCGTTATATCGCCAGCCAAGGACCCCTGCCGGCGACGTTTGAGGTATGTCCAGTGATCCTTTGATTTACTTTGTCCCGCCAGGTCTAACTCTTCCCACAGGACTTTTGGTCGGTGGTCTGGGACAATGATGTACGCGTCATTGTCATGTTGACTGCCGAATCGGAAGGGGGTCAACTCAAGTGCCACCCCTATTGGAAAGGCAGGGACTTCGGTCCTGTCCGGCTTCGTCTGCTGTCCGAAAAAAAGATATCGTTGGATATTGATAAGCATCGGGCCGGATCGACCGCCGCGAACGATGAATCTGCTCCAACCCAGTCGAACGACCACGCCTCCACCATCTCTGAAGGAGGCCGTCGACGTGCCAATACCACAACCACGCTGAACTCCAAGACCCCGGGATCCCAATATGGCACCACCCAGGCTGCCGAAACTCCTTTCGTCACGATCCGAAAGTTCGCTCTAAGCCATGCAATGGAACCCTTCGCCCCCATTCGAGAGATTACCCATCTCCACTACACTTCATGGCCTGACTTTGGTGCACCAGCCCAACCAAGCCATTTGCTCGCGCTGGTGGAATTAGCTAATGTCATGCAACGCGCCGCCCTCCCCAACGACCCTACAGTGACGACGTCACAGGCGCAACCTCGTCATGACAGCGGCAGCTACTTTGACCCGTCCCCCCCACTCCGACCAGACAGCCTGAGCACCACTGTCCAGCGTACCTCTTATGACGCGCCTGAGCCTGTCGAGAAAAGTCGTCCCATGCTAGTTCACTGCTCGGCCGGGTGTGGCCGAACAGGAGCCTTTTGTACGGTGGACAGCGTAATCGACATGCTcaagcggcagcggcagcagcaacaacagcactcTTTGGCCGCGCAGGCGTCATCCTCGACCGTTCACCGGTGCAGTTCTAACAAACGGACATCCCAAGACGGCtgggacgatgatgacgacgacggcagAGGTAAGCGTCTCGCGCTCCAGCAAGACCGAGACACAAGGGTGGATCCAGACGGAGATGTGACAATGGCCATGGATGAAGGCTTTGTCGTTCTCCCACGCCAAACGGCAGCACCGTCGCCTTTCACATCCCAAGCAAACGGGTTCCCCGGGTTCAGTGGTGGCAGGGAGAGCATAGACACGGCCTGGCTGGAGGACGACAGCGTTGATCTTATTGCCCGGACAGTAGAGGACTTTAGAGGGCAGAGATTGAGCATGGTGCAGAGCTTGAGGCAGTTTGTGCTGTGCTACGAGACAGTGCTGGAGTGGATCtggagggtggaggatggtgatggcgcaGGGGGGGGTCTGCTTGGTCGAGCGAGAGGAAGGAGTGGCAGTTTGGCTTTTTGATGCAATGGTGTCGACAACAAGTGGttgatatatatatacagCCGTCCAAGGCTCTGCTTGGAAGCGTAGGCTAGAGAAGGCCGGTGTTCTTCCCGGGCAGCGGCGTTCTGCAGTTTAGCTTCGGCGGCGTGGAATACCAATACACTAGGCGGAAGACTACGGCTTACTAGGAATAATATAAGACGAAAAAGACTTCGACTATAGTTGGATCACAGACTGTGACGAGTAATGAATTCGTGCCCTTGTGGATGTGACACCTGGATACTTGAATTGTTCTAATTGTACATGTAGCAGCACTAAACAACCCAGGATGCAATCTTGCAAAGCCGCGCCTGCTCTTTCCAGTTTCCCCCAACGCCAGACTGAAAATTAACGCCACAGCTTGGCCAAAGACACCTCCTTGTCGTCGTGCTTGTTCAGAATCTTGGCCGTCGCCAGCTCAAAGTCCTCTTGCGTGACATGCACACGCCTCTCGCGAAGGGCATACATGCCCGCCTCGGTACACACGCCCTTCAACTCGGCCCCCGAACAGCCATTCATCttctcggcaatcttggtCAGGTTAATCCCGCGTGTCAGGTTCATTTTGCGGCTGTGGATTCGCAGAATATCGGCTCTGGCTTCCACGCTCGGGGGCGGGAACTCGATCTTTCGGTCGATGCGCCCCGGGCGCAGGAGGGCTGGGTCTAGGATATCGAGACGGTTCGTTGCCATAATCACCTTGATGTTCTTGGTTGGCTCGAAACCGTCGAGCTGGTTGAGGAGCTCCAACATGGTGCGCTGGACTTCCGAGTCGCCACCCGAGGACCCTTCGACACGGGAAGAGCCGATGGAGTCGATTTCGTCCATAaagatgatggagggagCGTGCTCACGGGCCATGATGAAAAGCTCTCGGACCATGCGCGAACCCTCACCAATGTACTTTTGAACCAGTTCAGAGCCGGAGACACGGATAAACTTGCAGTCTGTGTGATGGGCCACCGCGCGAGCCAAAAGAGTCTTTCCCGTTCCAGGGGGGCCGTAGAGGAGGACACCCTTTGGTTGGGCAATGCCGAGAGACTCAAAGAGCTCTGGATGTTTGAGCCCAAGCTCGATGACCTCCTTGATTTCCTTGATTTGTTGGTCGAGACCGCCGATCATGTCGTAGGTGCTATCGGGAACCTTTTCGACCATCATTAGAGATACGAGGGGATCGACCGAGGAAGGAAGCATCTTCTCGAGCTTGTAGGAGTCGGACAGCAAGGTTACGCGCTTGCCAGGTGTGagtttggtgatgtcgaCCGAGTCGGCAATGTCAACAACTGCACACGACAAGTGTCAGTTGTAGCTCCCGGAGAAAAGCAGCAAGACCGAGACCTACCGTATTTGCCCTCGGGATGCACCTTGACCAGAACCTTCTTGGTGCCCATCACCTTGACGACCTCGCCCACATACGAGCCCGGTTGTTGTAGCAGACCAAGCTCTTCTCTGAGCAGGCGTACCCGGGAATTGTAGTCATTGCGCTGGGCTTCAAGACGACGGAGAACGGCTTGACCTTTGAGGATCTCGAGTTGCATCGACTCAATCTTGTTGTGGTAGTAGTTGTCGAGCGCCATGGTGACAGCGGTTTATGATACCgttggcggggaggtgggacTCGATGGGTTGTTGTGGCGGGTAGGCAAATGTCGGGTATTGGTAGATTGTTGAAAGAAGAAATGGACCTGTAAGATGGACTGGAACAATTTGGGTAGAGCGTGAGAAATAAGATAGCTCGTCGTGGCTCGTGTGTCGTCGGTTGGAATTCAATGTTGAAGCTGTTGCCCCAGGCCGCCTCCACTGGCGAAATCAGCCATCGAAGGCAGCTCAGGTCGACGCAATGCGCGCCTGGGCACCGAGCTGCCACCGCCTGGTGCCAAGCCTTGTCACAGCTGCCAGCAGATGAGGCCAGGGCACGTGACCCGCGGCTCTCTTTGCTTGTCGGGAATCGGTGCTAGGCTATCCCGCTAGAGCTTCAATTAGGTAGCCTAACTGTGAGATAGGGCTGTGATGTCACCGCCAAGGGATTGTCCATGATATCTTGTTGTGGGTAGGTCTTTGAAATCAAAATACGATAATTGATAGCTATTTGGAGCTCACACAATTTACCTTATCTCAGCATGGACGGCGAAGTATTGTTAGCAATGTGAGTTGTTCTCATTAGCAGTGATCCCCAATCAATATTCGTGCCTATTTTGAAGCCGTTTCTCGGATCATTGCCGAATGAGAGGCGGAGACCAGAGGAGGAAAGTCAGCGAGTTCGACAGACAGCTATGTAAATATAGACTTCGGCAACGGTTTACGGCGGCATGGGCACGGTCATGGTCCCAGGGCTGAGCCTGCGGCACATCCCGGTTTTGACGGGCGGTGGTCTGCCATTTGGAGGTGCTTGCTGCCAATCGCTAAACGGCGCCAAACCCGGCATCGCCGCATGCTGTGTCGCTGGGCAGCGCTGGAGGTTACATCGCTCACATCGCCCACATCGCGCGCTGCAATGGATTGCAGCTTCGGTCAAGTTCCACCCTCGTGCTGCTGCGTTTGGCGGGCACTCCCGTGATGTTTCACTGTTTCACTACACTCTGGTGGGTAGTGTATAATGATAGACAGGAAGCAGGTGACGGAATAAAACCGCGCGTTGGGCGTCAGGGCACCCTCCCACGCTGCCTTGTGTTTTGGCTGCTTCCCTCAGGTTCCTTATCTCCCGCCTGCTGTCTGCTATCGCAGCCGGTGTTTCGTCTTGTGCCGACCTGCGCCTCTCTGCCCGCCATCCTTCCTTCAATTTTGTCGCGCCTGCTCCTTTTCACCAGATACTGTCCCAGGTCCTTGCCGCGACGGCTCTGTGCAACTGCCATGCAAACCGAAGCCTGAAATCGCTTGTCGTTGGTCGACTCATCCTTttcccaacctctccaagtCCACCGTCTCTCAGCGGCCACCTCGAGCCGAGATTGATCAGCACCACAGCATCAGCGAGGACCGCGGCGTCCTCCAACAATTTGCTTTCTCGCTTGTCACCACTCGGATACGCAGTACCTAGACATAACCATGGATTCTAGCCCACAGAAGGATGACGCCTCGGCGACCGACCAATCCCCAACAGACACCCGCCGCCCATCACGGTACGAGTCCATCACCGGTCAAGACGATCGCATGGATGAGAGCTTCCAGTCGACGGATACTGTGCGGAGAAAGCCAGAAGGTGGGTAGAATCAGATGTCAAGAAACCCTTGAGAACTCCACCAGCCTGGCCACGTTCTTGGCATTCCCGGGTGACCACCCTTGTTGACGTCTTGGGATCCCCTCACGCCATTGCTGTCTTTGGGGATTTGAACATGTTGCTGACTCTTTTCGTATTTTCTTCTCTCGATACACAGACTCAACCATGCAAAGCCCGAACCTGGCCAGCGGCGCATTTACAGACCCGGGCCAGTCCAGTCGAACCACATCAGTCACCGTACGCTCGCCATTGCTAGGCCCGCGAACACGCCCACGAAAACCCGCCATGCTGCGTCGTACATCGACGACAGCCCAGGCACCGCACCGAGGAGGTGTGTACTCGGTTGACGACGGTATCGCCGAGGTCGAGGCGGATGCTGTCGAGCGCCAGCACAGCTATGCCGCCTCTGTTCGGAGACGCACCCATGCTCCACCGTCGCTCTCGCGAGTCCATTCCAGGGACGAGGATGGCCCCAGCGACTGGCCCGAAGAACAGCACGAACAAGGCAGCACGGTGCCGGGGGTCGACAACGGTGAGCAGCGTTTGGACGAGCAGGTTTCGGACGAGACTCCGGCCGAGGATGACGGCGAAATCAGCGACGCCGAAAGCTTCACCCTCAAGGACCGCCAACAAGCGATTAACCAAACCCATCCGTTTGGCATCAGGCTATGGAAACCAGCTCTGTATAAGAAGGATCGTTCGGTGCAAAAGAACGCCGAGGCAGACGTGCATTCGTCGCCGGGTGGGCACGTTAGCAGCTGGCTACTGTTCTTCGACATCATATGGACCCTCGCCTTTGGTTGGTGGATGGCTCTGTTCGCCTTTGTCGGCGCCGTCATCTGCTTCggctttgctgctgctcccagCGGCCGGGAGTACGGCCGTGTCTTGTGGGGTCTGGCAGGGTATTTGTTTTACCCCTTTGGCAAGTTTGTGCGTctggagcagcaggaggctTACCTGGAGGAAGACTTGGGCGAAGGCAGGAGCATCAGCGAGTATGAGCAATGGCAAAGCGGCGACCTGGAGTATGGCCGGCTCTTCTTTGGCCCGGACAGCAACCGCTCCATCATTGGCCGATCCCGCAGGAGTCTTGATTCGGAACCGGACGAGACGGAGAGCCTTTTGTCGAGGGGCCGTGGGCGAGGTTCGGATTCTGATCTGCCACGGATGAAGCGACGCTTGTTTGGCCGTGGTCAGTGGAACATTGGTCgtgtcgtcttcttccttttcttttacTTCCTGATCACGCCCTCTCTGTTCATCGTGTCGGCCATCTGCTGGTTTTTGGTGTTCTGGATTCCCATGGGCAAGGTCACAATGCTCTTGTTTTCGCATCTCCGCCGCCATCCACTAGCACTGTCCTTCGAGTCCGATATGGCCTCTGCCAGAGCACCGGCTGGTCTCCAGTCTTCGATTCTGGTCTGCACCTATCGAGCTGTCGGCCTCAAATATTGGAAATACACGATTGACGGAACGAACATCTTTCTGATCAACCTCTTGGCCGTGGTCGGTTTTGTCGTTGTGGACTGGCTTGTGTTGCATCAGGCCCTGGGCGTCCACAACTTCTTCACCTCGtcggccttcttgttcaTTGCCGGCCTGCTGTCCATCATTCCCCTTGCCTACTTTATTGGCCAGGCTGTCGCATCCATCTCGGCCCAGTCCTCCATGGGTCTTGGTGCTGCCATcaacgccttcttctccaccattGTCGAGGTCTTTCTCTACTGCGTGGCTCTGCGCCAGGGCAAGGCTCAGCTCGTAGAAGGCAGCATTGTTGGCAGCATCTTTGCCGGCATCCTATTCCTCCCCGGTCTTTCTATGTGCTGCGGAGCCATCAAGCGCAAAACCCAGCGCTTCAACTCGAGATCGGCCGGCGTGACGTCGACCATGCTCCTCTTTGCCGTCATCGCCGCGTTTGGCCCGACTCTGTTTTACCAAATCTACGGAACCCACGAACTGACCTGCCAGGACTGCACCAACTTTGACCACCCTAACCGGGGCGGCGGTGCTCTTCGGGACTGCCGCCGTTGTTACTTTTCGCAGACGCCTGCTATTAATGATCGTTTCTATCTCCAGGCGGTGCGTCCCTACTGCTACCTTGCCGCGGGCATGTTATTCTTGTCATACGCTATTGGCCTATGGTTTACGCTCCGCACGCACGCCGCCGTCATCTGGAACACTGACGTggacgagaagaagcacGAGGATCAGCCCACTGCCCATAGCACAACCCGGCCATCACACACCATGTCTGTCGGCGACGCCAGCGGTGCCGACATTCGCGACTCCCATTTGTACAAGCGCATTCTCGGTCAATCCCTGCGTCAGGTCGGGCATATCCCCAAGCTGGATGAGCAGTCTCGCAACAGCTCAACCTTGTCGGCAGGCAAGGCCAATGGAACTCCGCATGTCGTCCCTCCCAAATCCACCAGCTACGGAACGGAAACGCTGGGGACCAACATGAATATCCCGGGATTCAGTGATGCCGAGAATAACAACCTCGTCCATCAGGTGGCAGAGATTGCTGCCACCGCGGCAACAGTGGCGGCGAGAAATGTGCAGAGGCCCCGACAGATGTCTCATCATGCCTCTACCGTTTCGGCCGCCGGTCATGGATCTGCTTCTGGAAGCCGTTCGGGCGCCTCTCGTCCCACTACAGTCTCGATTGGCGAGGATCTCGGGGAGTCTGGCGCGGGATCGGGTGGCCACGGCGGTCATGACGCGCCCAACTGGAGCCGTCTGAAGAGTTCCGTCATTTTGATGGTTGCCACGGTTCTCTACGCCGTTGTTGCCGAGATCTTGGTCGACACAGTGGATGTTGTTCTGGAAAATTTTGAGATTGACGAAAAGTTCCTCGGAATCACGCTCTTTGCGCTTGTGCCCAACACCACTGAGTTCCTGAACGCCATTTCATTTGCCATGAACGGCAACATTGCCCTGTCCATGGAGATTGGTTCCGCCTACGCCCTCCAGGTCTGCCTCCTGCAGATTCCGGCACTCGTCTTGTTTTCAGCCCTCTATCCTCCCGTCGGCGTTCCCATGGAGGATGTCGCCAAGTTCACCTTCAGTCTGCTTTTCCCGCAGTGGGACATGGTGACGGTGATCCTGTGCGTCTTCTTGCTCAGTTACATGTACGGCGAAGGAAAGAGCAATTACTTCAAGGGCAGCATCCTGTTGCTCAGCTATCTGGTGGTGATCATCGGCTTCTACTTTAGCGGCTACGGAACTAGTTTTGAGAGCCCGCAGAGCACTGTCAGCCGATTCGACACAATGGGTAGTGACGGTCAGTGGATGAGCTACAAGTACAAGACGGTCGGAAGGAGTACGTCTGGTGTGGCTTTTTGATGTTCTGTATCCCTCCGCTCTCGACGCGCAGCATCGGATTTCATCTTTGACACTGCATATGCTAGCATAGCCTCACAACAGAGGGCATCACAGCACAACAGCCTTGATTATTCACAATACCCTCTCTCTGAAATACAGTTCCGCGTCTaccttttgtttcttttttatttcctttttcttgatGCTCATTATCACTGGTATGAGGACGTCCGGGCGGGGAGTTGGGGCGTTGTGTATTGTTCGGCAAGATTGTACTTAGAATGACGGGCGGGCATGAGAATTACAAGACATGTCCAACAACAAAATGGTGTATgcaggaaggggaggaggcaggCCGGTTTATCGGTGAGGAGGTACGGCAGTTAACCTAGTGAGGAGAGAATAACGTGACTACCTACGAATATAACATTCACGAGAGACTCGTGTCCGGTGCATGATAACCATcgtggagatggatggctTTTCATTGGTGGGAACGTTGCGATGCAGTGTTCTCCTAGTCATTGCCGTCGGCCGGCAGTTGGGGACTGGGAAGCTCAGCCACATCCGTTGTAGCATTCGATCGTTTTTGCCAAGCTACGGCTTTTGATCAAGTGCCATGGTTTCATTCAATCTGGGGTCAAAATCGAGAGCTACGATTGGCTGCAATGCTGCTTGGTGTAGGTATCACATTAATGGCTATATCACTCCGCACACCGTTTGGCTATGCCCTCATaattgatggggagggtgagtgTCCAGTTGAAGCGAAATGGCAACTTTGACAACCAAGTGCCACAGGGGCGCTCAGTCAGAGGCACAAAAATGTTCATCGACAGGATGAGATATAATTTAATCGATTTTATTCTTGGTTTTCCTTTATAGCTGCTCTATCACCGCTTCTCAACACTAGAAGTATCATCTGGTCCCGTCAGTCACTCCGCGGCCATTAGCGGACAAATCTATGGCTTCCTCCCGTTCAATACCTTGTAGGTAAATGAAGGGCTCAGGGCACACTCTATCAGTGGTGGCCGTCGATAGCAAGGACGAGATTTGCAATTCCTTGCAAAAGCCGGCGATATGACTGCAAGACCAGTGCTGCATTCCGATAGGCTGAGGAGAGAACGGATCAAAATTTGGCTAAACCACAAATGCCGATGATCTATTGCGGGACTTGATATCCTGGAGATATCACCTCTGGTGACGTCTTATTCGTCGAAGTGTTATCATATGAGGGTATTCGGTACTTAGATTCCCATCCCAAAAGCAGCGAAGTTGATGCGGAAGCTGTCCTCAATGCCAGTCGACCAAAAGAGAAGGACGTAGACCAAGATCGGCACAAGCCTCGTCGCAGGTAAACTGTTTTGCCTCTCAAACCGCTGGCACTTGGTGGAGAGTTTGTTGATCATTGGGAAACCGTCAGACAATCATCACGGTGGTCCTTTCCAGGCAGGCCTTGGTAGGTACATAGAACAAGATAATTCAGATGAAGCCAGTAGCCAACTCCGATCATGTCTTCCTTGGTGATACGGCTTGATAGAGAATAATCCCGGCTACCCGTACACGGAAGCTGCAACTGCATACTCCATACTCCCATAAATGCAACTTCCGTGCTACCTACCGGAGAGGGGTGTTGGTATTCATCAGACCAAGAGCGGGGAAGAGTTGAGCTGAGGGATAAGAACAGCCCTCTGTCCCTCCCCCGAAACCAAGCTTCCTGTTGTTCATCAACTGTTTTCCTCAGCTCGCCTTCAAAATGGTGTCTCTTACTGATCTCTTTCTCGCTTCCCTTTTGGTGCCAACCAGCCTTGGCTCTGCCCTGCCACCTCGGATCGATACGATTGACCAAAGGGGTGGACGGGTCACCTTGAAGCAAGTGCGCAATCCGCGTGGCCACAAAGCTTTCAACCCGGCCAGGGCAACATACAGAACCTTTCTCAAATACGGTGTCCCAGCTCCTGATTACATCAAGAAGGCAGTCGCCCATATCGACGAGGAACAAGAGGAGGCTTTTGCAAGGATAAAACGCGACACGGGCTCGGCGGCTGCCATACCCATCAACGAGGTAGACATTGCCTATGTCACCCCCGTCACCATCGGAACGCCCCCACAGACGCTCATGCTCGACTTGGACACTGGATCATCGGATCTGTGGGTTTTCAGTAGCTTGACACCAAGCAACCAGGTCAGGGGCCAAGAGATTTACAGTCCCACCAAGTCGAGCACATCCAAGCTCCTCAGCGGCCACACATGGAGTATTAGATATGGAGATGGGTCCGGTTCTCGTGGCACTGTATACACGGACAACTTCACCATTGGCGGGCTTGAAGTGAAGAGCCAAGCTGTCCAAGCAGCCCTGGAggtctcctccagcttcaccCAGGAGCAAAGTCTCGACGGGCTTGTCGGTCTGGGCTTTTCGGCCCTCAACACTGTACGGCCAAGTAGCCAGTTGACCTTTTTCGATAACGCGCGACCAAAtcttgatgaggaggttttCACAGCCGATCTCAAGTATCACGCCAGTAaggtttttcttcttccactcttCTTGCCAATATCTCCAGAGCCCCTGTTAACAAATGACGTGTCACAGCCGGCAGTTACGACTTTGGTTTCATTGACAGCAAGAAATACGCCGGAAACATCACCTACACGACTGTTCAACAGTCGCCCGGGTACTGGACTCACTCGCTGTCTGGGTATTCTGTTGGATCCGGGGCGTTTCAGGCATCGCAAATTAGCGGAATCAGTGACACCGGTACTACATTGCTGTACCTCCCTACAGCTATCGTAACGGCATACTACCGCCAAGTTCAAGGAGCACAAAACTCCCAATACTACGGCGGCTACGTCTTCCCTTGttccagcaccctccccacattCACTTTTGGCATTGAAGGTGCCAGGTTCACCATTCCTGCTTCATACATCAACTACACACGCATTTCCCCGACTTCCACGACGTGCTATGGCGGCTTACAGAGCAGCTCGGGTTTGGGGATCAATATCTTTGGCGATGTCGCGCTGAAAGCTGCGTTTGTGGTGTTCAGTGGGACGAACCCGCCCAGAATTGGATTTGCTATCAAGCCATTGGCATCTTGACCGCCGTATTATGGAGATCTGATAAGAATGAGGTCAGAAGGGACCAGGGGGGTAAGTCTGTAATGAGCTAGAGATATTTTTTACGTGGGTGTTTTAGCGCTGGACAGCTCGGTCTCTTCTGTTGACATTTCTCATCGAACTACTCATAGCTTCACAACTCTGAATCTTAATCTCGATATGACGGGTGGTTACTAAAGCATCACCTTTGTCGATTTTCATAGCCCATTACTTGTGTATCTTGATCTGTATGGGGAAGCATACAGTTACGTCCACATATGCTAAGGGGAAGGCTGCGGTTTTTCTGACCAAGGTATTTTCAAAGTGAGATCTTTTGGTTCCAGTACCCAGAGGCGCCCCAGGATAAGACCACAACCACGTACACTCAAGTCACTAACTAAAGTCTACAGTTTTCATGTTGTCACTGAAAAGGGGACAGGTAAACTTTCCATTTGTCATGTTTAGCATAGATATAAACTTGACCCGTGAATGTTCTATCTGAATGAAAAGGCTCGCCCGCCATGCTAGTCCCTGCTCAATCCTCGTTTAACCCTACGACCTGGTAAGGCCACAGTGATGCATCTACAGGCTCGCAGTTAACTTCGGTGTT is a window from the Podospora pseudocomata strain CBS 415.72m chromosome 6, whole genome shotgun sequence genome containing:
- the Ptp2 gene encoding phosphotyrosine-specific ptp2-like protein (COG:T; EggNog:ENOG503NW1A), giving the protein MPPEPRASDRAAYYTMKTTTGLSTTQAPGHSRTNSQSFFSNKGTGTPLSSPRPPHSVGQQYPSKSSPGTGRGGAMDARTPSPNYFGLAVDSGADPRESALLPHENWSTPTSSVKSFAAAIPKHLPLDANPEFEAFRRQIDANRGRSGFSLSATHFNIASGGPFAPTVSTPSAQQRPRPPRSQTHGSNLPENPLPRPSLPTESGSWGPGDNPCQPAVEKDSYQGAPHLSTESRLGIKGFKNPPFFLGLAKPPSQEWEKFNSSISEASGRPGRKTETPSPTFSQQTHDGQQATQGCGEPDMIPPAALKQLLDKSKGEDLLLLDIRVSPQFAQARIQGALNLCIPTTLLKRATFNLEKLQQTFQADRDQDKFAKWQTSSHLVVYDAASADKRDATSALNMIKKFTNEGYSGTTSILRGGFNAFVLAYPNLVDRSSNMMSPSLSLGGAGSATNGTRTNVPPVIGGVMLPSTNDKIDPFFSNIRQNQDLVDGVGQMDVGVPTGLDKNRLPRWLQEAIEISDHGKRVSDKFLRIELTEQSRMKLAYAAFASSKNHGPQTETQVRLSGVEQGGKNRYKDILPFEHARVKLQGRPEGACDYVNASHIQAKRSYKRYIASQGPLPATFEDFWSVVWDNDVRVIVMLTAESEGGQLKCHPYWKGRDFGPVRLRLLSEKKISLDIDKHRAGSTAANDESAPTQSNDHASTISEGGRRRANTTTTLNSKTPGSQYGTTQAAETPFVTIRKFALSHAMEPFAPIREITHLHYTSWPDFGAPAQPSHLLALVELANVMQRAALPNDPTVTTSQAQPRHDSGSYFDPSPPLRPDSLSTTVQRTSYDAPEPVEKSRPMLVHCSAGCGRTGAFCTVDSVIDMLKRQRQQQQQHSLAAQASSSTVHRCSSNKRTSQDGWDDDDDDGRGKRLALQQDRDTRVDPDGDVTMAMDEGFVVLPRQTAAPSPFTSQANGFPGFSGGRESIDTAWLEDDSVDLIARTVEDFRGQRLSMVQSLRQFVLCYETVLEWIWRVEDGDGAGGGLLGRARGRSGSLAF
- the LET1 gene encoding 26S protease regulatory subunit 8 (EggNog:ENOG503NV58; COG:O): MALDNYYHNKIESMQLEILKGQAVLRRLEAQRNDYNSRVRLLREELGLLQQPGSYVGEVVKVMGTKKVLVKVHPEGKYVVDIADSVDITKLTPGKRVTLLSDSYKLEKMLPSSVDPLVSLMMVEKVPDSTYDMIGGLDQQIKEIKEVIELGLKHPELFESLGIAQPKGVLLYGPPGTGKTLLARAVAHHTDCKFIRVSGSELVQKYIGEGSRMVRELFIMAREHAPSIIFMDEIDSIGSSRVEGSSGGDSEVQRTMLELLNQLDGFEPTKNIKVIMATNRLDILDPALLRPGRIDRKIEFPPPSVEARADILRIHSRKMNLTRGINLTKIAEKMNGCSGAELKGVCTEAGMYALRERRVHVTQEDFELATAKILNKHDDKEVSLAKLWR
- a CDS encoding hypothetical protein (BUSCO:EOG09260KWP; EggNog:ENOG503NV4R; COG:P); its protein translation is MDSSPQKDDASATDQSPTDTRRPSRYESITGQDDRMDESFQSTDTVRRKPEDSTMQSPNLASGAFTDPGQSSRTTSVTVRSPLLGPRTRPRKPAMLRRTSTTAQAPHRGGVYSVDDGIAEVEADAVERQHSYAASVRRRTHAPPSLSRVHSRDEDGPSDWPEEQHEQGSTVPGVDNGEQRLDEQVSDETPAEDDGEISDAESFTLKDRQQAINQTHPFGIRLWKPALYKKDRSVQKNAEADVHSSPGGHVSSWLLFFDIIWTLAFGWWMALFAFVGAVICFGFAAAPSGREYGRVLWGLAGYLFYPFGKFVRLEQQEAYLEEDLGEGRSISEYEQWQSGDLEYGRLFFGPDSNRSIIGRSRRSLDSEPDETESLLSRGRGRGSDSDLPRMKRRLFGRGQWNIGRVVFFLFFYFLITPSLFIVSAICWFLVFWIPMGKVTMLLFSHLRRHPLALSFESDMASARAPAGLQSSILVCTYRAVGLKYWKYTIDGTNIFLINLLAVVGFVVVDWLVLHQALGVHNFFTSSAFLFIAGLLSIIPLAYFIGQAVASISAQSSMGLGAAINAFFSTIVEVFLYCVALRQGKAQLVEGSIVGSIFAGILFLPGLSMCCGAIKRKTQRFNSRSAGVTSTMLLFAVIAAFGPTLFYQIYGTHELTCQDCTNFDHPNRGGGALRDCRRCYFSQTPAINDRFYLQAVRPYCYLAAGMLFLSYAIGLWFTLRTHAAVIWNTDVDEKKHEDQPTAHSTTRPSHTMSVGDASGADIRDSHLYKRILGQSLRQVGHIPKLDEQSRNSSTLSAGKANGTPHVVPPKSTSYGTETLGTNMNIPGFSDAENNNLVHQVAEIAATAATVAARNVQRPRQMSHHASTVSAAGHGSASGSRSGASRPTTVSIGEDLGESGAGSGGHGGHDAPNWSRLKSSVILMVATVLYAVVAEILVDTVDVVLENFEIDEKFLGITLFALVPNTTEFLNAISFAMNGNIALSMEIGSAYALQVCLLQIPALVLFSALYPPVGVPMEDVAKFTFSLLFPQWDMVTVILCVFLLSYMYGEGKSNYFKGSILLLSYLVVIIGFYFSGYGTSFESPQSTVSRFDTMGSDGQWMSYKYKTVGRSTSGVAF
- a CDS encoding hypothetical protein (COG:O; EggNog:ENOG503NV31; MEROPS:MER0003037), which codes for MVSLTDLFLASLLVPTSLGSALPPRIDTIDQRGGRVTLKQVRNPRGHKAFNPARATYRTFLKYGVPAPDYIKKAVAHIDEEQEEAFARIKRDTGSAAAIPINEVDIAYVTPVTIGTPPQTLMLDLDTGSSDLWVFSSLTPSNQVRGQEIYSPTKSSTSKLLSGHTWSIRYGDGSGSRGTVYTDNFTIGGLEVKSQAVQAALEVSSSFTQEQSLDGLVGLGFSALNTVRPSSQLTFFDNARPNLDEEVFTADLKYHATGSYDFGFIDSKKYAGNITYTTVQQSPGYWTHSLSGYSVGSGAFQASQISGISDTGTTLLYLPTAIVTAYYRQVQGAQNSQYYGGYVFPCSSTLPTFTFGIEGARFTIPASYINYTRISPTSTTCYGGLQSSSGLGINIFGDVALKAAFVVFSGTNPPRIGFAIKPLAS